The Pocillopora verrucosa isolate sample1 chromosome 9, ASM3666991v2, whole genome shotgun sequence genome includes the window AAGCAATATATATAAGTCTATAAAAATAATGGTCTGTTATtaatatatttactaaacaggAACGTCGTAAGTGTTCCTTTTAAAATTGAGATGGTATTAGACTTCTGAAATTCCATAGAGTATTAAGTTCCATTCTCTTGGCGCATGGACAGTGAATGCTCTGTCTCCGTAGGTCTTAGTTTTGCATTAAAAGTTCATTAGTAACAGACCTAGATTATCTAATGGGAGAACGATAATGTAGTTTCTGAGCTAGATAGCTAGGCGATGCCGCCCATTCAGTGATTTATACACTAGAAGCAGAATCTTGAAAATAATACGGTATTGGATCGGTAGCCAATGAAGCTCCGGCAAAACAGGTGTGATATGCTGAAACTTACTCGTTTGACACACAACTCTAGCCGCCGTGTTTTGTACATATTGCAATCCTTGTAACTGATACTTAGGCAAGCCATGTAATTATGCATTGCAATAGTCTAGTCACGATGTGTCAAATGCGTGAACAGCAAATACTTCTGATTCTTTAGTGAGATACTACCTAATTCTAGATAGGTTCGTGAGATGATAAAATGATGATCTAAGAGCCTCCTAGAAGAGGATCTTAAGCTAGGGTTGTAAAATTTCTGTTACATAGGAAGGTGCTAACCTATGTAACGCTTTGAAGGTTAACAGAAGCATCTTGTATTTGATACGGCTGTACACGGGAAGCCAGTGTAAATATAACTGTTGGAGAATTGGCGTGATATGATCATGTTTCCTGGAGCAAGTTACAAGGCGTGCAGCACAGTTTTGGACAGCTTGTAGACGATCAATCAGAGACTGAGGAAGGCCATAGAGtaataaattacaattttctaaTTTGGTGGAAATAGGAGCATGGGCTAAGATATCAGTTCTCTTGTTCAGTGTACCTTCGCTTATTCGCCtattcgagatcgcaatatatctttggttaggtCTTGaagatacaacagagtttcagtttgcttttcgtgTAAAAATTACGTGGAATTGTATAATCGAGGTAACTAACTgtagacaaataattttggttttctctCTGTTAAAGCGTAGTCTCTTCCGGAACCGTTATTattttggtctcgtcacgcaacgcgaACTAGCTCTCCAACGGGGAATAgaacaacggctgcgaaggagacaacGATAAGTGAGGCACCGATCCATTTTATTTCTGCTTACAAGTATTTAGGCAATGGATACAATAGACCATAAAATACCTGtatgagttcagataaattaggcttttcaaggctgtgctctaaggaaaatttcagggaGCCCTTCGGGCTCCCAAGCGTTTTAGCTTGGGTGCCCAGGCCTAAAAGATGGTCGCCCAAATCAAAATTTCGGGGAGCCCTTCGGGCTCCCAAACATTTTAGCTGAGGTGCCCGGGCCTCCTAGTTGGTCGCccaaattaataaatcagtcagttaattattaaaaatgcGTGATACGTAATAACTTGTCACGACACCAAGGACAATGCGGGACTTATAGAGTTTATACCCGTTtctaaaacaatcacaaaaaaaaacgtatcttttcttttttatacatcgtgttttactggaaaaacaaTCTTAAGTTATGTTTTTGCCTCGCAGACACGGCAGTAAAAAGCCGGCTAAAATATGAAATTAGCATAGAAGAGCGACTCCCGTGTTTATTCAACGATTTATTAATCGCcgaccgtactttacgcctatcagagcagaagtaacaacttcttttgaaaaactagcTGATGAGCCAtcccaatttaaaggaaaaattttaatgctattGGAAAAGccgttaaaatcgaaaactgtgcagcCAGTCAAGTTCAAAGTCAAGGATTATGCTACATGTGAATTCACGTGGAACGACCTTTGAACATCAACGCGCGCCCGatggaacaacattttcttttaaaagaacgacTCCCGTGTTCATTTAGCGATTTATTAATCGTcgaccgtactttacgcctgtcagagcagaagtaacaattgcttttcaaaaactaactaacgagccatcctaatttaaaggaaaaattataatactatttGGAAAAGCGGTTAAAATCCAAAACTGTGCAGCTTGTCACGATCAAAGTCGATGATTATGTTACACGTAAATTCACGTGGAGCGACCTTTGAATATCAACGGGCGCCCgattgaacaacattttcttttctttttttgactgtaaatcaagaaaccaacaccagccagtcgcccggccgggcgaccaagaaaatattttcagtcgcCCGAGGCCAAATGTTAGTCGTCTCAGGCGACCGGGCGCcgttagagcacagccttgcttttgttttctttctcttaaagagaagtaatgcgatattttcgtccgtttgaaaattatgctcttttttttttgttacaaaaatgaaaacattccaTCTCAACCCGCCCAGCcgaaaaaattaactctttcaTGCTACGTACGCCTATGTTattgtgatttttctttatcataacACATAAAATTACACAACACACAacacaacattttcttttctttttttgactgtaaatcaagaaaccaacaccagccagtcgcccggccgggcgaccaagaaaatattttcagtcgcCCGAGGCCAAATGTTAGTCGTCTCAGGCGACCGGGCGCcgttagagcacagccttgcttttgttttctttctcttaaagagaagtaatgcgatattttcgtccgtttgaaaattatgctcttttttttttgttacaaaaatgaaaacattccaTCTCAACCCGCCCAGCcgaaaaaattaactctttcaTGCTACGTACGCCTATGTTattgtgatttttctttatcataacACATAAAATTACCACCTGCTTACCAACCAGTCAGAGAAAGCATTTTATGCCTTCTCCCCATGTTATGCCAAGTGCAGGTGTTTTAACGCTAGGATTTTTTCTTGATAAGACGTGATTTAAAAAATCCCAACGGCTTGTCTCATCGAAAAGCTGACAACAAGATCTAAAGACAtgactttacaaaatttatttccgTTCTGTTCGACAAGTGGTGAAGCTGTTAAAAAGACTAATGAACAAATAACAATGAAAGCTGGACACGAGCTCCACGTACATAGATATGCTAAACAGTACAATCTAGAGCACGAAATTTATACAGCATATTTATCAAGTAGTCGtagcacaggacgaaatcacatgtttccgtatttctgaaacgtggcggaaacatgcaactccatgtttccgttatgtttaacatgcacaaaaagtggtccggttccgttgtatacgcagcaacggaaacgcgtGTTTCCAGacttaacatgtttctgccacgtttccgtttacggattcttgcaatttcgtcctgtgtagCATGATTGAGAAGGCATGGAATTCTCAGAGATAGTCGCTCTCTAATATAGTTCTCAGGGTTAGTGAATCTTTCGCACATTTACTCGAGCTTGTCCCgaaatcattatcattaataattGATGATTTTTATCATTGATTAGTATTAGGAGACATCATAACATGAGTTCACCTTTGTGTCGCCACCGTAACGACTTTGCATCACATTTATCATATTATATGCTACCAACCACAACGTCATCTGTATCAGGTACTAGGTATCATCATCATCTCTACATGCAAAAACTATGTAGAGTATTTATCCCAAAAGCttcagttttatttgtttattttagccTACGATATAGGCCAAGGAAAATAATgagatgttttcttttaaatgaaacaaatcaaaataaagccGTTGCCGTGAGAACTACGCGTAGTGTTCGACAAGGTTTCGTTTGTAAACACCGGTTCTTTAACGTATTTTTTCTTCTacgttgttttattttttatttatttttggtttttggttttttatttttttttgtgcgtgtGTGCTATTCCTCGGAAATGGCTTCAAATGAAGTCCAATCACGTAGTAATTATCGGAAAACGTAAACAGGTGATTCAATCGAGTGAAAGGCTACAACTGGAACCTTGTTATATTTTGGCGCCGGTAAAGATTTCCTTATTCTTAGTTGTCACGGAAAGAAGCAATGCGGCAATTCAACTGTTTAATTCAACTGATCTGGATCACGTATGCTATCAATCTTTCTATTAAAGTAAAACACGACATCTTGTGGCTTAAAAAACATTGGAAAGTTTCCTATGTCACAAATAACCCCTGCAGGGATAGGCAGGGGATTATGCGTGGTCGGTAATTTATAATTCCCTCGAAACATCATCTCAGTGTCAGTTAACCGTTGGCAACCTGCGGTAGTGCTTCACACCTCAGAAGAAGACTTATTAGAGTCAGCTTAAGAAATAACGGACATTGCTTACCAGGTACGCACATACATTTTTCGAATCTTACCTAGAGAATAGCCAATttagaaaaagtgaaaacaagctaTGTcagaaaaagtaacaaaaactcGCGCGCCCTCATATTGGTAGGTGATTATCATTCTTCCTGCAGAACGTTTTATATGCCctgaaattcgaaaaaaaaaaaattaactaccTTGTGATTAAGATTCTTGACGGAAATTTCAATGCAAAAATCGCCGAACCTTCGTAACCTGCGAAGCAAAATTTCCTACCTATAGCTGTGGATATAGAGATCATTTGTGTATATAGATATTATTATGTGGATATAGAGATTAGAGCGTAACAAAAAGAGAGATTATTCCGTGGAAAGTGCGCTCGAACGATTATCATTCACGTTTTGCAATGCAACAAAAAACGAACGAGTGAGCGTAGCAGAAAGAGTAAGTTTTTCATTGCGTAATCAAGAGCAGTAAAGCCTGGTCTGCTGTTCAAACGTCCTGCTGTTCAAACAACGATATACCCCTGTGAGGAAAGACAGTTGCTTATCTGCTGAGTGGTTGTCCGTGGAAAGATATAACTCCCTCAAGGAAAATTGATATTGCTCTCCCTCAACATCCTGTTAGTTTCATTTGGCCGTTGGCAACCTACTTTCGGCAATATGTAGTGCATCACACCTCAAAAAAGACTAAAAGGAGTCAGTTAAAGACACAACGTGTACTTTTAACCAGAAAGGGGAATCATGTTTCcgttattttttataaaaatctcatttttttaaatgagaaataaCAGCAGTATTTTCTTGTCACCGaaattttacagaaatttgGTTTTCCCTTGATTACCCAAGAGgaaattttcccaaaaaaaatattggacaggttgattattattgttttttatcgattgtttttgaaattttggtgcTGTTAGTCttaatgttaatgtttgttggcattattattatttttatcattattatttttttttggacttcACCAACCCTGCCATCCTCCTTTTAGATTTCAAACACTCCTCCCacttaaatcaaacattttccaTATGAAAACAATTGCCTTCTTCTTCGCAGGTATAACAAATCTGATATGCTTCATATGGCTGGTCgacaagtttcattttttaCCGCGTTGTTATTCATTTCTCTCGTGTTCCGTGACATTGCCAGTCAGCAATGTCACGGAATATACTCGATTTATCGAATGATGCTTCAGGGCCATACCTATAAGACGTTCAAGACGACAACAGGTATGCTGGAATGCAGAGAGACTTGTCTCGCTGATGACAGATGTCAAAGCTTTAATGTCGTCATGGGCATTGCAATATGTGAGTTGAACAACCGGAATAAAGAGGCCAGACCAGAGGACTTTGTCAAGGACGAGAACAGATATTACATGGCAAAAGATTCAAACAGAGGTAATAGCACTTGCAAATATAAAACAGTAGGGTGTGCTTACGTTTATGGATTTTGCACCACTACCTactgatttttcaaacttttaccCAGCTAAAGTGcaatatttcaatttcagttCCCCTGGGGTCAATCCGTGAGCTGCCTGCTGAATCGTGCGAGGAGATCAAGGCGAGTGAAGGAGGACAGGCAGTTAACGGTAATTATTGGCTGGATTCCACAAGATCTGGGAACTCTACTTTAGCTCGTTGCGACATGAATACAAAAGGTTAGTACAATAAATATTCCATGGCTATTTGTCTTCGTGTTAATCATAGGCCTTCTCTTAATCAGCCTTCTTTCTAAAGGTAGccttaactgaaattttgaGGAAATTTAGGAAACTTTCTCTTTTCCATGATTAAGGATATGTCCTAAGACATACCGTTGGCCATAGATAATTCCAACGGCAAATTTTTGAGATATCGATACAACGGTGTCTTGGTAAATGAATCAAAAGAGGGccaaaaatgaaagaataacGCCCTTTTGCCTCACAACGTGAAGTTTGTAAACCATGTTTTTCAACCATTGCAGCTTGATCTGCGCTCAAAGTTCACACTATTCAAATCATATTGTTCTACATTGGgaagcaaagaaataaatttaggTAAAGATAAGCCTTACTGttgattaattttacttttaactAGAATGTGGGCCTGTTGGTGTGGCAGACAAAAATGCAATCTCAGATGCCAGAATGACAGCAAGCACAGTCTTTGATACAAGATTTTATCCATACTATGGCCGACTCCATGAAAACAGGGGATATGGAGGATGGTGTCCTAAGACTGTAACTGACAGAACAGACTATCTTCAAGTTGATATGGGTACAATGCTGTCTGTTTGTGCTGTGGCCACCCAAGGAGAAAAGATAAACCATGAAAGAACCACCAGCTATAAACTGCACCTATCCACAGACGGTGTAGCTTGGAACGCTTACAAGGAAACCAGCACTGCAAAGGTTTGATCGGCAACTATTAGTAATGATTAGAGGACTCCAAAGAGTCCAATTTAGTGAATTACAAAAGCAACTTACAAAATTACATCACTGCAAGCAAGTGTGTTATTTGTTGTAAttcacgagtatgattactgaCCGAACGGTGGGACAAAAGTCTTGTGACCAATCTGCCAAAACCATTGTTAaattgaagaaacaaaatagccATCAGAAAACGCATTCATAAATAACAGTTCCCATTATTTTTAAGGGCAGATGGACCCAATAGTCTGCTGATAACTGTCACGATTGCGAGATCTTTACCAACATGTAGAGTCAAACCAAATAGACCGCAATTGCCAATACCATGCTCTTTCTTAGTGATAAACTGAGGAGTGACGTTGAAAGAGTTAAATAGCGGAGTTGTTTCATTCCAGAGTTTTGAGCAGCTCTCAAGCTTGTATGTCTTTGACTACAAAGCTTTTGGatttatcttaaatttttttattgcgGCAAGATTTAAGAGAAGCGTTACAATTTTATCATAGATTATTCATAAAAAGGTCCCCGTCTTAAGCTACCTAGATACTTTATGTGCACCTTAACCTTTCAATAAAACATTTCTCGTAAGACTTGCATCATGTGTTGCCGAACTACactattttctcttaatgaAGTATGCACTTTTCCTCTTCCAGGTTTTCCCAGGAAACTCAGACCAAAACACCGTCGTAAAGCATTTTCTCAATACCGACGTCATGGCCAGATACGTTCGGTTTTATCCTGTCACGTACCACAATTTTCCATGTTTGAGAGTTGAAATATTTGTGCGAAAATgatggaatttaaaattttctttcttttatgcACAAATTAAATGTAGATAATACTGTACAATGGGAACTTTTAATGCTCAAGCTAAGCCTATCAATATTTAGTTTGAATTGAGAAATAACGTGATCACCAACAAAATATGTTAGTCACAGTCTTGtttcatttaaataaaaatgcaaaagttACTGTGATAAGAAAACTAACACCAAGACATAAAGCTCGACCCATATGAAACATCATTCTTAAATCAGGAAAAATGAATGAGTTATTAAGGAGATTAAACAATATTCGGCTACCCAAGTGAAATGACTTTTGAATATACCTTACCCTTCAGAACCCGCTAAACACGCTAATGCAACATGGAAGGACTAGATTACAAAGAAAGCTGCACTGATCAGGCTCTATGTGGCTTCACTTCAACGCACAGTCTCAATTCCGACCACGCTCGCGTAATTTGCATATTCGGCATAGCGTCTGTTTTCCAACGATAAGTAATTCTCCGCTATTATCACTTGTATtaattgttttccaaaagttttcCTCTTCGAATCACTGCGACCACAAACTGGCTTGAATTTTACTAGAGTCATTTCGTTTTATTCGAGCAAAAATGAAGTTCCAAATGTTTGAAAATCATAGACTTCTATGGGTCTTGCCTTGTGGCTAATATAGCTGCAAGATTATCTACACTAATAAAGAATACCGTAGAGAGTCATATTCAGCGAACCGATCTGTCCTCCTTTCGCGTAAGGGACGAGTTGACAGACGGCTGACAATTTCTAAGTGTGTGAACGATGGCTCTCCTGAAAGGCAAAATTAGTTTTTATCGCGCTGTGAAGGAGAAGTCAACTGAAACGTATATGGCAATAACAAAGATGAGAGAAGAACACTGCTCCATTTCAGCATTTAATTTTCACCTCCAACTCTACCACATTGTAAGAGTCAGCTTGATCTGAAATTAGCTTTGTTGTTCGGCTCTGCTAGTGAAAGTGAGCGAGCGAAAGTGTTTTATAACGTAGCCGGAAGTTTACTTAAACCTTTTTAAATTAACTGTAATTAAATTCTATCATTTCTGCTAAGGATAACGGATAGAAGTTATCGTTTGCCctaaaatagccaaaatttttaaccattaACCATACAAGCCATTACCCCACTGAAACCCACTCAAAGTGGCAGGTGTTTTAAGATGTGCAATAACAGGaactttcgaaaaaaaaaatattttccaaaagttattattatttgaaaactgACGCCAAGATATGAAGCTTGGACCGTGTTCTGAAATACCACTCTtaaatcatgaaaaatgaatgaGTTTCATTTAGGAGATTAAACAATATTTGGCTACCTAAGTGAAATGACTTTCGAAAATACTTTATCCTCAAGAACCTGCTAAACATGCATCATACAAGGACTAGATTTAAAACAAAGCTGCATCAGGCTCTTTGTGGCTTCACTCCAACACACCGTACCTCTACATAGTCTCAATTCCGACTACATTCACgtaatttgcatattttagcTTAACGACTGTTTTCCAACGCTTCGTTATGCGCTTTAATTGTTTTCCGAGGGTCTCCCTCTGAAACACTGCGACCACACACTGGCTCGACTTTCTGatcgagaaaaaaagaagttgcAAAGGGAGATGAGTCaagaaattaattataataaagtaaACAACTAGAAAATACTGCCAAATAGTagaaaattgatgaaatttcaataaaaagaatATCCTAACATGTGCCAAGCTTTGAGTTGCAATTAAAACGACTCTCGATAACATTTAGCTCCAAAGAAGCCACCGAAACACGAAACAAATGAAATGGTAGTGACTAATGCAGAGTACGAAACTACCACGTAACCTGCACTTGGttccaaacatttaaaaattgtGCACAGCTGATGGGGTTAGCCGTTAAATTTAGTGGTTAGTCGTTAATATCACAcgcgcacacacacacacatataaaaattaaatattgtaacaatttgGAGATCTACGACGTGTCAATGTTTCAAAATCATAGACTTCTAAGGGTTTTGTCTTGTGGCTGATGTGGTTTCAAGGTTAGACCAGTATGGAAAACAAAGACATGGAAGGCTCAGGTCCCACAGAATCGTATTCCGCGAACCGATACTGGCCTCCTTTCGTGTGGGGGACGAGTTGACCGGTGGCTGTATATTTGTAGGATCTTAAGTGTCTTCATTCAGAGTGTGGGCGATGGCTCTCATGAAAGGGAAATAATTAATATCGGAAAACACCGTTCCATTTCAGTATTTAACAGATATCTGATTCATTACCTCGACACGAAGTTCGAGGTAGAATCATTTGACCTGAAACTCTACCGCCATGAAATTAGGAAGAAAACGAACAGGAAGTTATTCTACATCGGCGTCGTCGCTTGCCTCTGAAGGTTAAAGCTGGTGAGTAAATGTGTTTCAGAaacaatgaaattaattttttttttctagaaatagttcaaattaattttcagcatTTCTCTTAACCGTTACGGAGAGAAATTAATCGTTTGCCGAAAAATCAGATGGCCAACATTTGAATCGTTAGCCATACCCTAATAGATGTGACCACAAACCTTGCctgatttgtttcatttcagCCTACACTTTGTATATTTGGCCGCAGTAGAAAGGTGAAGTTCACAATTGTTTCGATATTTAAACACGATTTTTTAAATGGACCGACAATTATAATCAGCGATTATTTTTGCAGATATATAGAAATATACGTAGCAACAGACTACAGCTTTTCAAAAAATCCTCAATTTTAACCTTTCATGTCACTCTGCAACTCAAAAACGGGCTCTGTAACCATCATTATATCTGGCTGAGTTACAAATGACAAAGCAAGATTCATTTATGCTAATTGCTTAAGAGCGTCACATAGTGAAGTGTTCCAATGGTATATTAGAGGTTATGATTATCGCCGAGGGGTCTTAAGAGTTGTGTTTTAAAAACAACCATGAAGATTAAATCAGTTTAGCTTTTTATCCTGAAACAATAGCACTGGGAAGGCGCTAAAAGCTAATTTCTTTACTGTTATTTCTACGTAGTTTGGTTGGTAATGAAAGAGTAAACAGTTAATTCATTAGAGAGAAACATAAAAATGAGCTCATTTAGTCCTGGCACAGAATTTTCTCATCCTTCTCAGATGTCGTATGATGCATAAGTGCGAGAAATTAACTGTTCAGTTAATTGACCCCAGGGGAACCCcagggtctatgaattgtaacttcttcggttacattcattaaatctgcaaaccagtgtagcatcaaactatgtttgaaaagataaattagtCTGGGAGAAAATGTCATAAAATAAGGTCCCGTGTGAAGTTCGTGCTGAAAGCAAGCACCTAGtgtaaaagtgttcattagGTCCTactaaacatgaaaagtttttatGACAGCTTTGCCACTTGCTCAGACGGCTTTTAAGGTGGGTTAAATTCTGACCCATGAAATCCAGCgtgaaaacgaaatgaaacacataatttactataaatttgtcaaaaaaaatccttatcatGCCAAACTTGCTCACCTTAGTCAGTTAGACATCTTGCATCGATTGGTGCCActttgtagtgtcacgtgaTCCATACATGGAAATGAGGCTGGATTGCAAAACACGCCAAAGGTGAACACATCATCCACGACAATAACGTTGACTCATTGTAATGCACATTAATGCTGTATGTTATCAACTTGAAGTCAATCGCAGACTCCCTTGGGCCCACTAAGACGGCTGCGCTGCCAGCATTTCATGCGTTGACCGGAGCAGATGTTACTGGGAGTTTCTCTGGAAAGGGAAAAGCCACTTGTTGGGATGAGTTTGATAACGCCAGCACTCCTATCTTGCAAGCTCTTGCTAACCTCGATTGTGGGGAGCAGCCAGATGACGGCACAAGAAGTGGAGTGGAACAGCTGGTTTGTCGGATGTACCAACCAAAGACAGACATCAAAACTGTCAAAGCCCTCAGATGGTCCctctttaagaaaaatcaaGCTGAGTCTGAGAGATTGCCGCCCACACAAGCTGCTCTCCATCAAGCCATACTGAGAGCACACTACCAGCTTCTTGCTTGGAACAACGATCATGTATCAAACCCGGTGTTGCCCTCACCAGAAGGCTATGGATGGCAAGATGAAGATGGAAAGTGGGGACCAGTCATGACAAATCTTCCACCAGCTCCAGAGGCAATTATACAGCTTGTCCGATGCAAGTGCGCCAAGTCCCGTTGCTCTAACAACCGTTGTCAGTGTCAAAAAGCCGGACTTGTCTGTACTGATCTTTGTCTGTGCTCTGAAGATTGCTAGAACGAGTATGCTGAGAGTGATGATGAGTATGATGAAGACGAAGTCGAACAGGAAATTTCATAGGAATGGACAACAGAATAATGTATATAGATAT containing:
- the LOC131780562 gene encoding discoidin domain-containing receptor 2-like produces the protein MLHMAGRQVSFFTALLFISLVFRDIASQQCHGIYSIYRMMLQGHTYKTFKTTTGMLECRETCLADDRCQSFNVVMGIAICELNNRNKEARPEDFVKDENRYYMAKDSNRVPLGSIRELPAESCEEIKASEGGQAVNGNYWLDSTRSGNSTLARCDMNTKECGPVGVADKNAISDARMTASTVFDTRFYPYYGRLHENRGYGGWCPKTVTDRTDYLQVDMGTMLSVCAVATQGEKINHERTTSYKLHLSTDGVAWNAYKETSTAKVFPGNSDQNTVVKHFLNTDVMARYVRFYPVTYHNFPCLRVEIFVRK
- the LOC131780568 gene encoding uncharacterized protein, whose product is MLYVINLKSIADSLGPTKTAALPAFHALTGADVTGSFSGKGKATCWDEFDNASTPILQALANLDCGEQPDDGTRSGVEQLVCRMYQPKTDIKTVKALRWSLFKKNQAESERLPPTQAALHQAILRAHYQLLAWNNDHVSNPVLPSPEGYGWQDEDGKWGPVMTNLPPAPEAIIQLVRCKCAKSRCSNNRCQCQKAGLVCTDLCLCSEDC